A DNA window from Anas acuta chromosome 4, bAnaAcu1.1, whole genome shotgun sequence contains the following coding sequences:
- the CCNA2 gene encoding cyclin-A2, translating to MLAEQEPREDQENVPPLPATAKGPLPPPAAAVAAAARVALGPLRGAQLQAGGGRAPFCGGGELSAAGGGEQGTRRRPPQPQAQQPPQPQPFSVYRDEPDGEQRRRSGPAAQRRRKEEDEEEDEEAALGAGLRAAVGALGERRPLAPLGNAMELSCDSPSIMDISITSEAEEKKTNVNNVPDYITDIHTYLREMEVKCKPKIGYMKKQPDITNNMRAILVDWLVEVGEEYKLQNETLHLAVNYIDRFLSSMSVLRGKLQLVGTAAMLLASKFEEIYPPEVAEFVYITDDTYNKKQVLRMEHLILKVLSFDLAAPTINQFLTQYFLHQQTNAKVESLSMYLGELTLIDADPYLKYLPSVIAAAAFHLAGYTITGQTWPESLCKVTGYTLEHIKPCLMDLHRTYLKAAQHTQQSIREKYKSTKYHGVSLIDPPETLNLL from the exons ATGCTGGCGGAGCAGGAGCCCCGCGAGGACCAGGAGAACgtccccccgctccccgccacCGCCAAGgggccgctgccgccgcccgctgccgccgtcgccgccgccgcccgcgtGGCGCTGGGCCCGCTGCGGGGCGCGCAGCTTcaggcgggcggcgggcgggcgccATTTTGCGGCGGCGGGGAGCTGTcagcggcgggcggcggggagcagGGCACCAGGCGCCGCCCGCCTCAGCCTCAAGCCCAGCAGCCGCCTCAGCCGCAGCCCTTCAGCGTCTACCGGGATGAGCCCGACGGGGAGcagcggcggcggagcggccCCGCGGCGCAGCGacggaggaaggaggaggatgaggaggaggatgaggaggcaGCGCTGGGTGCCGGGCTGCGGGCCGCCGTCGGGGCCCTCGGGGAGCGGCGGCCGCTGGCGCCGCTGGGCAACGCCATGGAGCTCAGCTGCG ATTCTCCAAGTATTATGGATATTTCGATAACATCAGAAGcggaagagaaaaaaacaaacgttAACAATGTGCCAGACTATATCACTGATATCCATACCTACCTTAGGGAAATGGAG GTGAAGTGCAAACCTAAAATAGGCTACATGAAGAAGCAACCTGATATCACAAACAACATGCGGGCTATTCTCGTGGACTGGCTGGTGGAGGTTGGAGAAGAATACAAATTGCAGAACGAAACCCTGCACTTAGCTGTAAACTACATCGATAGGTTTCTTTCTTCAATGTCTGTTTTGAGAGGAAAACTCCAGCTTGTGGGTACTGCAGCTATGCTGCTTGCATC AAAGTTTGAGGAAATCTACCCTCCTGAAGTAGCAGAGTTCGTCTACATCACGGATGACACCTACAACAAGAAGCAAGTTCTAAGGATGGAGCACTTAATTTTGAAGGTTTTGTCATTTGACTTGGCAGCTCCAACAATCAACCAGTTCCTCACTCAGTATTTCCTGCATCAGCAGACAAATGCTAAAGTTGAGAGTTTATCAATG TATCTAGGAGAGCTCACTCTCATTGATGCTGATCCCTACCTGAAATACCTGCCGTCAGTTATCGCTGCTGCAGCGTTTCACCTAGCAGGCTACACGATCACTGGACAAACCTGG ccTGAATCTCTGTGCAAAGTGACAGGCTACACCCTTGAACACATCAAGCCTTGCCTCATGGACCTACACAGGACCTACCTCAAAGCAGCACAACACACACAACAGTCCATACGGGAAAAGTACAAGAGTACGAA GTACCATGGAGTATCACTTATTGACCCACCAGAGACACTAAATTTATTGTAA